A genomic window from Pantoea alhagi includes:
- a CDS encoding type III secretion system chaperone — MDSHYLQRLLEQYGRTLNTELTLDNGVCVLLDAQQQELVTIEAPPGEDLLLHCEIMPPQQMTDDPALWRALLAMNFEMDAMRGCWLALDPEVALRLCSQQPLKHLDAPRFTQLVNNFIDQGRQVREFMPTLLTRLAETAEAMA; from the coding sequence ATGGATAGTCACTATTTGCAGCGCCTGCTGGAACAGTATGGCCGCACATTGAATACCGAACTGACACTGGATAATGGCGTTTGCGTCTTGCTTGATGCGCAACAGCAGGAACTGGTCACCATTGAGGCACCGCCGGGCGAGGATCTGCTGCTGCACTGTGAAATTATGCCGCCGCAGCAAATGACCGACGACCCGGCGCTATGGCGCGCGCTGCTGGCAATGAATTTTGAGATGGATGCGATGCGTGGCTGCTGGCTGGCGCTGGATCCAGAAGTTGCGTTACGGCTCTGTAGCCAGCAGCCGCTAAAGCATCTGGATGCGCCGCGCTTTACCCAACTGGTCAATAACTTTATCGATCAGGGGCGTCAGGTGCGCGAGTTTATGCCCACGCTGCTGACGCGGCTGGCGGAAACGGCGGAGGCCATGGCATAA
- a CDS encoding AvrE-family type 3 secretion system effector produces MALPPVITGAAAVVRTTSHVGARAQPAVTQGAARATQRSSGNLLQGRAHAPASAQQQAGASSLRRRHSQPEARHAGQHGENGPALQRRHSTGEKEARPTDSWPVNKPPARRHSVDGTPEESPRPGAPARRHSLATTPPLADRPPQASITSASLADWSSTMLQLIDRVSERHASALSAAETTSLATKQAQSKRLEQNAAESEPPDEAADPPSPPAAQLTRLAVNAGRLNINASSSLQPLLEQTLGKADQRYRWHESSGEHHHVLLDHSGRLLNVQDSPLAFTAVAHSKPVRPEQQPRLDSANQRIALHHNNTQQHRPLPDPAVHSMLTGIYSHQREDGTQSEHLRLHENRLYRFDTGHQRWEPTHKDDEKTFDKLSRQGNNQLYAIQGDKRLHNLSQQQKSLMFSDKIAAFSVGAQGELAVVLKDKKTHEQQLQLMNGINAPDWQSPTLKMKQSVNGQPGDFQLNSIALHNNQILAVDPNGRLFSAARPDKGAREINFADDNRNQAILTAFGEGAQITALHSNGQGQLHAVVKDRLDNEHSCGLDDQGITPGWNLSESMVMDYQKGLRRKEPLPHAVVDAGRLGKLALMNGKVHFYDTVSQRWEATSEKADRLIRGNDGLPLKVEGGEVKPLKVNQAGNKTSHHNNLFQLTQVKNSVKADLALHGLGKESKTQTISSLGNGRLLALDENGEIRLHQISSGLRRDRQPPHTITKTGLPSTEGLTGEAAKQAQLKDIAVNEHNRLFGLTGGGALFMLDAKAWHGNSGDGWQPVTHLPENFGTLASLHTDGQGRLMVANTEGQAVLLDAGNWQPMHKRQALNTYKNNTSAETFDRLGDAGKSGRIPGTNVTYKREIDLFGSSGNNTSKVNSPFKKRMEAFVLRTSGGGWPRPLKNLGNEFKHRLHGREGLSPLYKAQNHIAMEITAQHTSRTQPHAALEQRLSRLNIKTSDPGLHQEINDFAEELGHSLMLQSRAVGQHYGVLDDKNQLNTQPKKLKNTHNGHFNTARKRDPQIVGTLHQLINNNPSAHTASALQVINGMRANRLTLDHLKHDTDKPVRDSHDELGLVKSRLFLDALTQQRLHSALDIYQRSLHMGDDPAMARAALQTRIRELRDQTWGDNPVKKLTDQGFASTHQVEANYDAIKKMTNAFAKEHHGLNLTSRTLFNAGSQPQLVENLAKELKSLNNGESLTFNNNYGVFASSTVLPGSQVMHIAGGRANADRGYSLAFTRGEDGLTVTIGRNGAGGVTPFTAIGHNMLTGHVDPNDVKFGKNGDHSASPAVRLGAVASLNLQRQSQNSVTFSLADNELNDFLNRLASNQLDPLALLDKGNEHKVKNGTTWTASLDTSAIAQASIGLPMTNKNEKEHIASTRFGGGVAANLNIAAASRERNNNGNASTDKHTRSNNRVRFFNQGAAEARFMSPGGVVNQTAQARQPIMAITGAGVRYSFDNRTKQTLSLELTQPHRLAATHLDKVSESLSKAFTDRATAQLIESLKDPAADSGKTAKTHDEKLDALLNHFEQHEAQGKVTSNAQYAAIRELVKLRQQREALNLHVPLPGGTEIQSTYSNLAKIESNGLLHWLGEMLNHETESNHALSNANRIHGMMQQDAHLSGLIKQMQLSPDTQAVVTLEPKDDVKEQLNADWLAGRISRGELEARLKTRSNMRIKSVTFTESKSKSYGISTPQFLLGGGSNVSVAKSRNLGKISFSYGRDQQSPLAYTLEGELAKRSTEQLAQPLQAAQQNGRVLKS; encoded by the coding sequence ATGGCTTTGCCTCCCGTTATCACCGGTGCCGCAGCCGTTGTACGCACCACCAGTCATGTCGGCGCGCGTGCGCAACCTGCTGTGACGCAGGGCGCGGCACGCGCCACCCAGCGCAGCAGCGGCAACCTGCTACAGGGCCGCGCCCATGCGCCCGCTTCCGCACAGCAGCAAGCGGGTGCCAGCTCTTTGCGCCGTCGGCATTCGCAGCCGGAAGCGCGTCACGCTGGTCAGCATGGGGAAAACGGCCCGGCGTTGCAGCGGCGTCACTCCACCGGCGAAAAAGAGGCGCGGCCAACAGACAGCTGGCCGGTGAACAAGCCGCCTGCACGACGTCACTCGGTTGACGGTACGCCAGAGGAGTCTCCCAGGCCCGGCGCACCCGCCCGCCGCCATTCGCTTGCGACTACGCCACCGTTGGCTGACAGACCGCCACAGGCCAGCATTACGTCCGCCTCGCTGGCTGACTGGAGCAGCACGATGTTGCAGCTTATCGACAGGGTGTCGGAGCGCCATGCCAGCGCGCTAAGCGCTGCCGAAACCACCAGCCTGGCGACGAAGCAGGCGCAGAGCAAGCGTCTGGAGCAAAACGCAGCTGAATCTGAACCACCCGATGAAGCAGCAGACCCGCCCTCTCCGCCAGCCGCGCAATTAACCCGCCTGGCGGTTAACGCAGGCCGCCTTAACATTAACGCCTCATCCTCCCTGCAGCCGCTGCTGGAGCAGACGCTGGGTAAAGCCGATCAGCGCTATCGCTGGCATGAGAGCAGCGGCGAACATCACCATGTTCTGCTCGATCATAGCGGACGCCTGCTTAACGTACAGGATTCGCCGCTGGCCTTTACCGCCGTAGCGCACAGCAAGCCCGTCAGGCCGGAGCAGCAGCCACGGCTGGATAGCGCTAATCAGCGTATTGCCCTGCACCATAACAACACACAGCAACACCGTCCGCTGCCTGACCCGGCAGTACACTCTATGCTTACCGGTATCTATAGCCACCAGCGCGAAGACGGCACACAGAGCGAGCATCTGCGGCTGCATGAAAACCGTCTGTACCGCTTTGATACAGGCCATCAACGCTGGGAACCCACCCACAAAGATGATGAGAAAACCTTCGATAAGCTCAGCCGCCAGGGCAACAATCAGCTGTATGCCATTCAGGGCGACAAACGTCTGCACAACCTGAGCCAGCAGCAAAAGAGCCTGATGTTTAGCGATAAGATCGCCGCTTTTAGCGTCGGTGCACAAGGCGAACTGGCGGTAGTGCTGAAAGATAAAAAGACGCATGAGCAACAGCTGCAGCTGATGAACGGCATCAACGCGCCTGACTGGCAAAGCCCGACGCTAAAGATGAAGCAGAGCGTTAACGGTCAGCCGGGCGACTTCCAGCTCAACAGCATCGCGCTGCATAACAACCAGATCCTCGCCGTGGATCCCAACGGCAGGCTATTTAGCGCAGCCCGTCCCGACAAAGGGGCCCGTGAAATTAACTTTGCCGACGATAACCGCAACCAGGCGATTCTCACAGCGTTCGGCGAAGGCGCGCAGATCACTGCGCTGCACAGCAACGGTCAGGGACAATTACATGCGGTGGTAAAAGACCGGCTGGATAATGAACACAGCTGTGGACTGGATGATCAGGGCATCACGCCAGGCTGGAACCTTAGCGAAAGCATGGTGATGGATTACCAGAAAGGGCTACGCCGCAAAGAGCCGCTACCGCATGCGGTCGTCGATGCCGGACGTCTGGGTAAACTGGCGCTAATGAATGGCAAAGTCCATTTTTACGACACGGTTTCGCAACGCTGGGAAGCGACCTCCGAAAAAGCCGATCGTCTTATCCGTGGCAATGACGGACTGCCGTTAAAAGTTGAGGGCGGCGAAGTCAAACCGCTGAAGGTCAACCAGGCGGGCAACAAAACCTCGCACCACAACAATCTGTTTCAGCTCACTCAGGTGAAAAACAGCGTTAAAGCGGATCTCGCGCTGCATGGCCTCGGCAAAGAGAGTAAAACGCAGACTATTTCCTCGCTGGGTAATGGTCGACTGCTGGCGCTGGATGAGAACGGCGAGATACGCCTGCATCAAATCTCCTCTGGTTTGCGCCGCGATCGGCAGCCGCCGCATACCATCACTAAAACAGGTTTGCCCTCCACTGAGGGATTAACGGGCGAAGCGGCAAAGCAGGCGCAGCTTAAAGATATCGCAGTAAATGAGCATAACAGGCTCTTTGGCCTGACCGGCGGCGGCGCACTTTTTATGCTGGATGCCAAAGCCTGGCACGGCAACAGCGGCGACGGATGGCAGCCCGTCACCCATCTGCCTGAAAACTTCGGTACGCTTGCCAGCCTGCATACCGATGGGCAAGGCCGTCTGATGGTGGCGAACACAGAAGGCCAGGCTGTGCTGCTGGATGCCGGTAACTGGCAGCCAATGCATAAGCGACAAGCGTTAAACACGTACAAGAATAATACCTCTGCCGAAACTTTTGACCGGCTGGGCGACGCCGGAAAATCGGGCCGTATTCCCGGCACTAACGTCACTTATAAACGCGAGATCGACCTGTTCGGCAGCAGCGGCAACAATACGTCTAAAGTAAACAGCCCGTTTAAAAAACGCATGGAAGCATTTGTGCTGCGCACCTCCGGCGGCGGCTGGCCGCGCCCGTTGAAGAATCTGGGCAATGAGTTTAAGCATCGTCTGCACGGACGCGAAGGCCTCAGCCCGCTTTATAAAGCGCAAAATCATATCGCTATGGAGATAACCGCTCAGCACACATCGCGTACCCAGCCTCATGCGGCGCTTGAACAGCGTCTGAGCCGGTTGAATATTAAAACCAGCGATCCCGGGCTGCATCAGGAGATCAATGACTTTGCGGAGGAGCTGGGCCATAGCCTGATGTTGCAAAGCCGGGCGGTCGGACAGCATTACGGCGTGCTGGATGATAAAAACCAGCTAAACACCCAGCCGAAAAAGCTAAAAAACACCCATAACGGCCACTTTAATACGGCACGCAAGCGCGATCCGCAAATAGTGGGCACGCTGCATCAGCTGATTAATAACAACCCCTCTGCCCATACGGCGTCTGCCCTGCAGGTGATTAACGGCATGCGCGCCAACCGCTTGACCCTCGATCATTTGAAACACGATACCGATAAACCGGTGCGCGACAGCCATGACGAACTGGGGCTGGTAAAGTCGCGTCTGTTTCTGGACGCCCTGACCCAGCAGCGGCTGCACAGCGCGCTGGATATTTACCAGCGCAGCCTGCATATGGGCGACGATCCGGCAATGGCGCGCGCGGCACTTCAGACACGCATCCGTGAACTGCGCGATCAAACCTGGGGCGATAATCCGGTGAAGAAGCTGACCGATCAGGGCTTCGCCAGTACGCATCAGGTCGAGGCGAATTATGACGCCATTAAAAAAATGACCAATGCGTTTGCCAAAGAGCATCACGGCCTGAATTTAACCTCGCGCACCCTGTTTAACGCCGGGAGTCAGCCACAGCTGGTAGAGAACCTGGCAAAAGAGCTGAAGTCATTGAATAACGGCGAGAGCCTGACCTTTAACAACAACTACGGCGTTTTTGCCTCCAGCACCGTCTTACCGGGTAGTCAGGTTATGCACATCGCGGGCGGACGCGCCAACGCCGATCGCGGCTACAGCCTGGCCTTTACCCGTGGCGAAGATGGACTCACGGTTACCATTGGACGTAACGGCGCGGGCGGCGTGACTCCCTTTACCGCCATCGGCCATAACATGCTGACCGGCCACGTTGACCCTAATGATGTGAAATTTGGCAAAAATGGCGACCATAGCGCCTCGCCGGCAGTCAGGCTGGGCGCGGTAGCCTCGCTGAATCTTCAGCGGCAGTCGCAAAACAGCGTGACATTTAGCCTGGCAGACAACGAGCTAAATGATTTCCTGAACCGCCTGGCCAGCAACCAACTCGATCCGCTGGCGCTGCTGGATAAAGGCAACGAGCATAAAGTGAAAAACGGCACCACCTGGACCGCCAGTCTGGATACCAGTGCTATTGCGCAGGCCAGTATCGGGCTGCCGATGACGAATAAGAATGAGAAGGAGCATATAGCCTCGACGCGCTTTGGCGGCGGCGTAGCCGCTAACCTTAACATCGCGGCGGCTTCCCGGGAGCGCAACAATAACGGTAACGCCAGTACCGATAAACATACCCGCAGCAATAACCGCGTACGTTTCTTTAACCAGGGCGCGGCGGAAGCGCGCTTTATGTCGCCGGGCGGGGTGGTGAATCAAACCGCTCAGGCGCGGCAGCCGATTATGGCGATCACCGGCGCTGGCGTCCGCTACAGCTTTGATAATCGCACCAAACAGACATTAAGCCTGGAGTTGACCCAGCCGCATCGCCTGGCGGCAACGCATCTTGATAAGGTATCGGAAAGCCTGAGCAAAGCCTTTACCGATCGCGCCACGGCACAGTTAATTGAGTCGCTTAAAGATCCCGCCGCCGACAGTGGTAAAACGGCGAAAACCCACGATGAGAAGCTTGATGCGCTGCTGAACCATTTCGAACAGCATGAAGCGCAAGGCAAGGTCACCAGTAACGCTCAGTATGCTGCTATCCGCGAACTGGTGAAGCTGCGCCAGCAGCGAGAAGCGCTGAACCTTCACGTTCCGCTGCCGGGTGGCACGGAAATCCAGTCCACCTATAGCAATCTCGCCAAAATAGAGAGCAACGGGCTGCTGCACTGGCTTGGCGAGATGCTGAATCACGAAACCGAATCGAACCATGCGCTGAGCAACGCCAACCGCATTCACGGCATGATGCAACAGGATGCGCATCTGAGCGGACTGATTAAACAGATGCAGCTTTCTCCCGATACCCAGGCGGTGGTAACGCTGGAGCCGAAAGATGACGTTAAAGAGCAGCTTAATGCGGACTGGCTTGCCGGACGCATCAGTCGCGGCGAGCTGGAGGCGCGCCTGAAAACGCGCAGCAATATGCGTATCAAATCAGTGACCTTTACTGAAAGCAAAAGCAAAAGCTACGGGATCTCCACGCCGCAGTTTTTGCTGGGCGGTGGCAGTAACGTTTCTGTCGCCAAAAGCCGTAACCTCGGCAAAATCAGCTTCAGCTACGGTCGCGATCAGCAAAGCCCGCTTGCTTATACGCTGGAAGGCGAGCTGGCTAAACGCAGCACCGAACAGCTTGCGCAGCCGTTGCAGGCCGCACAGCAGAACGGTCGGGTTCTTAAAAGTTAA
- a CDS encoding EscI/YscI/HrpB family type III secretion system inner rod protein yields the protein MKVNNTSPSLTTSVTLEADDASPEVNKSDAQWFSAALNAPESSTPAGGAPDIISSLTGAISRNQQAQQSAFRDLEVASRSTSSLDFSAANAALSDYYVQSLMNAKIISKGVQSLDKLTNLQ from the coding sequence ATGAAAGTTAATAATACCTCCCCTTCGCTGACCACCTCCGTGACATTAGAAGCGGACGATGCCTCTCCGGAGGTGAACAAGTCGGATGCGCAGTGGTTCAGCGCGGCGCTGAATGCGCCTGAATCCTCCACGCCAGCGGGCGGCGCGCCCGATATTATCAGCAGCCTGACCGGTGCCATCAGCCGCAACCAGCAGGCGCAGCAGAGCGCGTTTCGCGATCTGGAAGTGGCTTCGCGCTCTACCAGCTCGCTGGACTTTAGCGCCGCCAACGCCGCGCTGTCGGACTATTACGTGCAGAGCCTGATGAACGCCAAAATTATCTCTAAAGGCGTGCAGAGCCTGGATAAATTAACCAACCTACAGTAA
- a CDS encoding HrpF protein, whose protein sequence is MPSGDLLQRRLATQSSRTHNETYQFAKEISGQPFSLSDMYAFQNQLLDMSNASWASSQYTQFKFGIRKAIIDAIN, encoded by the coding sequence ATGCCTTCCGGAGATTTGCTGCAGCGCCGCTTAGCCACCCAGTCCAGCCGTACACATAACGAGACCTATCAGTTCGCCAAAGAGATCTCTGGCCAGCCGTTCAGTCTTAGCGATATGTACGCCTTTCAAAACCAGCTGCTGGATATGTCCAATGCCAGCTGGGCCAGCTCGCAATATACCCAGTTTAAGTTCGGTATCCGCAAAGCGATTATCGATGCCATTAACTGA
- the sctL gene encoding type III secretion system stator protein SctL: MWQLRRLSCFTPPEPQQTLLNRDALVLQQQAQQIRAAAEQEAQRLLDEAHQQAQQIQQQAQAESAALLEKQQAHFWQQAQMLFDDWHEQRETQQQQVVSLASQLLAQALAHCLAEVPSEQRLQALLTQLMNRLPSETQATLYCAPCRQAPLAAWLSARPALRWQLTPDERLEIDALRLVTAQGELQISWQALCQSLSGG, from the coding sequence ATGTGGCAGCTTAGACGGCTCAGCTGTTTCACACCGCCGGAGCCGCAGCAGACGTTGCTTAACCGTGACGCGCTGGTGCTACAGCAGCAGGCACAGCAAATACGCGCTGCGGCAGAGCAGGAAGCGCAAAGGCTGCTGGACGAAGCCCATCAGCAGGCGCAGCAGATCCAGCAACAGGCGCAGGCAGAGTCCGCCGCGTTACTTGAAAAGCAGCAGGCGCATTTCTGGCAGCAGGCACAAATGCTGTTCGACGACTGGCACGAGCAGCGTGAAACGCAGCAGCAGCAGGTGGTGTCGCTAGCCAGCCAGTTGCTGGCACAGGCGCTGGCGCACTGCTTAGCGGAAGTGCCGTCGGAGCAACGGCTGCAGGCGCTGCTGACTCAACTGATGAATCGTTTGCCGTCAGAGACGCAGGCGACGCTTTACTGTGCCCCTTGCCGCCAGGCGCCGCTGGCCGCCTGGCTGAGCGCGCGGCCCGCGCTGCGCTGGCAGCTTACGCCCGATGAACGGCTGGAGATCGACGCGCTGCGGCTGGTGACCGCACAGGGGGAATTGCAGATCAGCTGGCAGGCGCTTTGCCAGTCGCTGAGCGGCGGATAA
- the sctJ gene encoding type III secretion system inner membrane ring lipoprotein SctJ translates to MRPFLVKALLVGLLVLLLSGCGDDTVLNSNLAENDANDIVAELNRYHIPASKRVDKAGVSVLVAPENIERSVNILEAAGLPRKARTNLGEVFQKSGVISSPMEERARYIYALSQEVESTLAQIDGVVVARVHVVLPERIAPGEPVQPASASVFIKYHETLDPDSIEPRIRRLVATSIPGLVGRDDRDLAIVFVPAKVYEDRVETVKMGPFTLSPGQFSLVKGVLSVAGILLLLLVGVMALRSGKKGARTAVATPGKSS, encoded by the coding sequence ATGCGACCTTTTCTGGTAAAAGCCCTGCTGGTCGGCTTGCTTGTGCTGCTGCTGAGCGGCTGCGGCGACGATACCGTGCTGAACAGCAATCTGGCTGAAAACGATGCCAACGATATTGTGGCCGAACTGAACCGCTACCATATTCCCGCCAGCAAACGCGTGGATAAGGCAGGCGTCTCGGTGCTGGTGGCGCCGGAAAATATTGAGCGCTCGGTCAATATTCTTGAGGCCGCCGGGCTGCCGCGCAAAGCGCGTACCAATCTGGGCGAGGTATTCCAGAAAAGCGGCGTGATATCCAGCCCGATGGAGGAGCGGGCACGCTATATCTATGCGCTGTCGCAGGAAGTGGAATCCACGCTGGCGCAGATCGACGGGGTGGTGGTGGCGCGCGTCCATGTGGTTCTGCCGGAGCGCATTGCGCCCGGCGAGCCGGTGCAGCCCGCCTCCGCCTCGGTGTTTATCAAATATCATGAAACGCTCGATCCCGACAGCATCGAACCGCGCATTCGTCGGCTGGTCGCCACCAGCATTCCCGGCCTGGTCGGACGCGACGACCGCGATCTGGCGATCGTTTTTGTGCCGGCCAAAGTGTATGAGGATCGGGTTGAGACCGTGAAAATGGGTCCGTTTACCCTCTCTCCCGGCCAGTTTTCGCTGGTAAAAGGCGTGCTGAGCGTGGCGGGGATCCTGCTGCTGCTGCTTGTGGGCGTGATGGCGCTGCGTTCCGGTAAAAAAGGCGCACGCACGGCGGTCGCCACGCCAGGGAAATCATCATGA
- the hrpT gene encoding HrpT family type III secretion system protein produces the protein MIIALRKLLFTGLLGLLLTACAPKAPPGCQDMRCRPQSGPQHLTIWWQPELRNGPYDYTQVQVHP, from the coding sequence ATGATCATAGCACTGCGTAAACTGCTTTTTACCGGCCTGCTCGGCCTGCTGCTTACCGCCTGCGCGCCGAAAGCGCCGCCCGGCTGTCAGGATATGCGCTGTCGCCCGCAATCTGGCCCGCAGCACCTGACCATCTGGTGGCAGCCGGAACTGCGCAACGGCCCTTACGATTACACCCAGGTACAGGTTCACCCCTGA
- the sctC gene encoding type III secretion system outer membrane ring subunit SctC → MITLPAVKRLLRWTAALLLLCAGTLHASTPEAWKNGAYAYSADNTPLSIILEDFTNSFGVDINLGTLPDSNVTGRLRAVSPEAFLNRLALEYRFQWFVYNNTLYVSPLTAQTSRRLEISPDAAPDIKQALKGVGLLEPRFGWGELPDEGVVLVTGPPEYVNLIADFAKKSDTPKEDKEPKEMMAFPLKYASVADRNIRYRDQTLLVPGVATMLNELLGQNSGDSAKGMSSGQGGDDGMEQMRMESQSILNQLVGRSTHRDHDPGGGPASVMAGRVSADVRNNALLVRDDPKYRSAYQSLIATIDVPQKLIEIDALIVDIDRNELARLSTSWAGQFGNVSGGSALLSGPSTLFVTDFRRFFADIQALEGEGTASIIANPSIMTLENQPAVIDFSDTAFIRAIGERVADIQAVTAGTSLRVTPRAIGSAKSSVQLIVDIEDGKLDKDDNGEAEGTSNGVISTQALVQERRSLVMGGFHTKQSGDRERRIPILGSIPLIGKLFTSTQHETSQRERLFIITPHLVGDQVDPSRYIADENRSQLNDAMGDVNRRHKYTDMKSLVETALRDLAENRLPTGFSTGGSGQTLSALCSLPGGLFNDYRRHQWYHSSSVQITVGVITNNSNVTQRFDEATCRSDRTLAVAVWPRSQLRPGESAEVYVAFEPGAVARPGRVSLLSATASRLTP, encoded by the coding sequence GTGATCACCCTGCCCGCTGTGAAAAGGCTGCTGCGCTGGACAGCCGCCCTGCTATTGCTGTGCGCTGGCACCCTGCACGCCAGTACCCCGGAAGCCTGGAAAAATGGCGCTTACGCCTATTCGGCCGACAACACGCCGCTCAGCATTATCCTCGAAGATTTTACCAACAGCTTCGGCGTGGATATTAATCTCGGCACCTTACCCGACAGCAACGTCACTGGCCGCCTGCGCGCCGTCAGCCCGGAAGCGTTTCTTAACCGGTTGGCGCTGGAGTATCGCTTTCAGTGGTTTGTTTATAACAACACGCTCTACGTCAGTCCGCTGACGGCACAAACCTCGCGTCGTCTGGAAATTTCACCTGATGCCGCGCCCGATATCAAGCAGGCGCTGAAAGGCGTCGGCCTGCTGGAGCCGCGCTTTGGCTGGGGCGAGCTGCCCGACGAAGGGGTGGTGCTGGTCACCGGCCCGCCGGAGTATGTCAATCTGATCGCCGACTTCGCGAAAAAGTCAGATACGCCGAAAGAAGATAAAGAACCCAAAGAGATGATGGCGTTTCCGCTGAAATATGCCTCAGTGGCCGATCGTAATATTCGTTATCGCGACCAGACGCTTCTGGTGCCCGGCGTAGCGACCATGCTTAACGAACTGCTGGGTCAAAACAGCGGCGACAGCGCCAAAGGCATGAGCAGCGGCCAGGGCGGCGATGACGGCATGGAGCAGATGCGCATGGAGTCGCAAAGCATCCTTAACCAGCTGGTGGGACGCAGCACGCATCGCGATCATGATCCCGGCGGCGGTCCGGCAAGCGTCATGGCCGGACGCGTTTCCGCCGACGTGCGCAACAACGCTCTGCTGGTGCGTGACGATCCGAAATACCGCAGCGCCTATCAGTCGCTGATTGCCACCATTGATGTGCCGCAAAAGCTGATCGAGATCGATGCGCTGATTGTGGATATCGACCGCAACGAGCTGGCGCGCCTTTCCACCAGTTGGGCCGGCCAGTTTGGCAACGTCAGCGGCGGCTCGGCGCTGCTTTCCGGCCCCAGCACACTGTTTGTCACCGACTTCCGTCGCTTCTTCGCCGATATTCAGGCGCTGGAAGGCGAAGGCACCGCCTCGATTATCGCCAATCCTTCTATCATGACGCTGGAAAACCAGCCGGCAGTGATCGATTTCAGCGATACCGCCTTTATCCGCGCCATTGGCGAACGGGTGGCGGATATTCAGGCAGTCACCGCCGGCACCAGCCTGCGCGTGACGCCGCGAGCCATCGGCAGCGCCAAATCATCGGTACAGCTGATTGTGGATATAGAGGATGGCAAGCTGGATAAGGATGATAATGGCGAAGCAGAAGGCACCAGCAATGGCGTGATCAGTACGCAGGCGCTGGTTCAGGAGCGGCGTTCGCTGGTGATGGGCGGTTTCCACACCAAGCAGAGCGGCGATCGTGAGCGCCGCATTCCGATCCTCGGCAGCATTCCGTTGATCGGCAAGCTGTTTACCTCCACCCAACATGAAACTTCGCAGCGTGAACGACTGTTTATTATCACGCCACATCTGGTGGGCGATCAGGTGGATCCTTCCCGCTATATCGCCGATGAAAACCGCAGCCAGCTGAATGATGCCATGGGCGACGTTAACCGCCGTCATAAATATACCGATATGAAAAGCCTGGTGGAAACGGCGCTGCGCGATCTGGCTGAAAACCGCCTGCCCACCGGCTTTTCTACCGGCGGCAGCGGCCAGACGCTGAGCGCGCTGTGCAGCCTGCCTGGCGGCCTGTTCAATGATTACCGCCGTCACCAGTGGTATCACAGCAGTTCGGTGCAGATCACCGTTGGCGTGATCACCAATAACAGCAACGTAACCCAGCGCTTTGACGAAGCGACCTGCCGCAGCGATCGCACGCTGGCGGTGGCAGTCTGGCCGCGCTCACAGCTGCGTCCCGGTGAATCCGCTGAAGTTTACGTGGCGTTTGAACCGGGTGCCGTTGCCCGGCCAGGGCGCGTTTCGCTGCTCTCCGCCACCGCCAGTCGTCTGACACCCTGA